A window of the Lactuca sativa cultivar Salinas chromosome 5, Lsat_Salinas_v11, whole genome shotgun sequence genome harbors these coding sequences:
- the LOC111880506 gene encoding uncharacterized protein LOC111880506, with product MNVKEKSGPCEVKSTKTKVTQSASISPSRISASPLPPCNSSSSSFYRESLSTDTSLKMSKENIHTSIDIIGHVDSSKSTTTYKLGGIKKEAFNLIDKDGYSCITTKELGTIMKLIGQNRTEVELQDMINELEVEGNGTIDFPEFLNLLTRKMNTQRGAIFT from the coding sequence ATGAATGTTAAAGAGAAATCAGGCCCTTGTGAAGTTAAATCTACGAAAACAAAAGTAACCCAGTCGGCATCAATATCGCCCAGTCGTATCAGTGCCTCACCCTTACCGCCGTGCAATTCTTCATCTTCCTCATTCTATCGAGAAAGCTTGTCTACAGATACTTCATTAAAGATGAGCAAGGAAAATATTCACACTAGCATTGACATTATTGGACATGTCGACTCCAGCAAGTCTACAACCACCTACAAGCTGGGAGGTATCAAGAAGGAAGCCTTCAACTTAATCGATAAGGATGGCTACAGTTGCATCACAACAAAGGAACTTGGAACAATTATGAAATTGATTGGGCAAAATAGAACTGAAGTTGAACTTCAGGATATGATCAATGAATTAGAAGTAGAAGGTAATGGAACCATCGATTTCCCAGAATTTCTAAACCTGTTAACAAGGAAGATGAACACTCAAAGGGGTGCAATATTCACATAG